The following is a genomic window from Streptomyces lincolnensis.
CACAGGCCGCGACCGAGGCCAGGTCGCCCTCGAATACCTCGGCTTCATCCCGATCCTGATCCTCGTCGCCATGGCCGGTGTTCAGATCGGGCTCATCGCCTACACCGCCCAGCAGGCCGGCACGGCGGCCCGGGCCGGGGCGCGGGCCGCCTCGATCGAACCGGGTACCGCCCAGGCGGGATGCGCGAACGCGATCAGCGACTGGCTGTCCGTCGCCTGTGACGCGGCGGAGGGCGGGGACACGGTCACCGTCACCGCGACCGTGCAGATCCCCTCGATCGTCCCCGGCTGGGACTTCGACGCCGCGCGGAAGACCGCCACCATGCCCCTCGACACGCCGCTCGACGACTGAGGAAACACCCATGAGCCTGCGGTCACGCATCAACTCCCCCGAAGAGAACGGCAACCGGGGCGAGGACGGCCACCTCGTCTCCTCCTACCGGGCCAAGCTCCTGGAGGAGATCGACCTCGCGGAGATGAGTTCGCTCGCGGCGGCCGAGCGCCGGGCCCGCCTGGAGCGGGTCCTCGGGCACATCATCAGCCGTGAGGGCCCGGTCCTGTCGACGGTCGAGCGCTCCCAGCTGATCCGGCGGGTGGTGGACGAGGCACTCGGCCTCGGCATCCTCGAACCCCTCCTGGAGGACGCGTCCATCACCGAGATCATGGTGAACGGCCCGGACGCGATCTTCGTCGAACGCGGCGGCCGGGTCGAGCAGTTGCCGATCCGCTTCGCCTCGCACGACCAGCTGATGCAGACCATCGAGCGGATCGTGTCGACGGTCAACCGGCGGGTGGACGAGTCCAACCCGATGGTGGACGCGCGCCTGCCGTCCGGCGAGCGCGTGAACGTCATCATCCCGCCGCTGTCGCTGACCGGCGCCACGCTCACCATCCGCCGCTTCCCGCGCTCCTTCACGCTCAGCGAGCTGGTCGGCTTCGGCTCCCTGGACGAGCACATGCTGTACCTGCTGGCGGGCCTGGTGCAGGCGAGGTTCAACATCATCGTCTCGGGCGCCACCGGCACCGGCAAGACGACCCTCCTCAACGCCCTGTCGGGTCTCATCCCCGACCGCGATCGCATCATCACCATCGAGGACTCCGCCGAACTCCAGCTCCAGCAGCGGCACGTGGTCCGGCTGGAGTCGCGCCCGGCCAACGTGGAGGGCAAGGGCCGTATCACCATCCGCGAACTGGTCCGCAACTCGCTGCGCATGCGGCCCGACCGGATCGTGGTCGGTGAGGTCCGCGGCGGCGAGTCCCTGGACATGCTCCAGGCCATGTCGACGGGCCACGACGGCTCGCTGGCCACCGTCCACGCCAACAGCGCCGAGGACGCGCTGATGCGGCTGAAGACGCTGGCGTCGATGTCCGAGGTGGAGATCCCCTTCGAGGCGCTGCACGACCAGATCAACAGCGCGATCGACGTCATCATCCAGCTCACCCGGTTCGCCGACGGCGTCCGCCGTGTCACCGAGATCGCCCTGCTGGACAGCCACGGCAGCGAGCCGTACCGGCTGGCCACGGTCGCCCGCTTCGACGCCCGGCCGATGGCCGCCGACGGCCGGATCTACGGCGACTACCAGCACTTCCCGCTCCCGCGCCGCACCGCCGACCGCCTCTACATGGCGAGCCAGCCCACGCCCCAGGCCTTCGGCGTGGCCCAGGCACCGCACGAGCTAGCCACCCGAGAAGCCAGGTAGGACCGCCCCCCATGGAACTCCACACCCTCGTCACGCTCACCATCGGCGTCGCACTGCTGACCTGCGTGTTGGCCGTGATCGGCGTGCACGTCTACGCCAAGGGCCGGGCCCAGCGCGCCGCCCTGGTCGAACGGCTGACGTCCACCGGCCAGATACCGGTCATCGGCCGCCGGCGCCACTTCCGCACCCTGGACCGCCGACTGCGCCGTACGACGGTCGGCCGGAAGCTGGAACTGCGGCTGGCGGCGACGGGCCTGGACGTCACGCCGGGCGAGTTCTTCGCCGCGATGCTCGCCCTGGTGGCCGGACTGTGGATGGTCGGCCAGGCCACCCTGGCACCCTTCTTCGGCCCCATCGCCGGACTGCTGGGCGTCTGGGCGGCGGTGCAGTTCCTGGACTGGCAGCGGCAGAAGCGCATCGAGAAGTTCATCAACCAACTCCCCGAACTGGCCCGCATCCTCGCCAACGCCACCCACGCCGGCCTCGCCCTGCGCACCGCGATCGGCATGGCGGCGGAGGAGCTGGAGGCCCCGGCCGGTGAGGAACTCGCCCAGGTGGCCAACCAGTTGGCGGTCGGCGCGACGATGGACGACGCGCTGGGCGAGATGGCCGAGCGGCTGCCGTCCCGCGAACTGGTCGTACTCGTCACGACGTTGGTGTTGTCGAACAGGGCGGGCGGTCAGGTCGTGAGCGCACTCCGCAATCTCACCGAGACGCTGGAGGAACGCAAGGAGACCCGGCGCGAGGTCCGCACCCAGCTGGCCCAGGTCAACATGACGGCGTACGCGGTCCCGGTCCTCGGCGTCGGCTCCCTCTTCCTCATGAACGGCGTCAAGGACGGCGCCCTGGAACGCATGACCGGCTCACCGTTCGGACAGGCGGCGGTGATCATCGCCTTCGCGCTGTACACGGTGGGCTTCATCCTCATCCGCCGTCTGTCGCGGATCGACGTCTGAGCGGCGAGGAGGGACTTTCCGACATGGCACTGCTGCTCGCCTTCCTGATGGCACTGGCCGTCTGGGGCATCTTCACCGGCATCCGCATGTACCGGGCGGACGCCAGACTCCCCGCCGACCTCGCGCTCGCCCTGGAGGTCGGCGCCACCCGCACCGGCGCGGTGGACTCCCTGATCGACCGCATGGGCATGCGGTACGCCCCCGCCGTCCTGCGCCTCATGGGCCCCAAGCAGGTCGCCAGGTACCGCCGCAAGATCGACCTCGCGGGCAACCCCGGCGGCCTCACCATCGACCGCTACGCGGCCCGCCGCGCGGTCTACGGCGCCCTCGGCGGCGTCGGCTTCGTGGTGTTCCTGCTGCGCGGCGACCTGCTCGTGGCCCTGCTCCTGCTGGCCTTCGGCGCGTTCTGGACGGAGGTCGGCATCTGGTCGGCGATCCGTATCCGCAAGGACGTCATCGAGCGGACCCTGCCGGACTTCCTGGACGTCCTGGCGGTCGTGGTGAGCGCGGGCCTCGGTTTCCGCCAGGCGCTGGACCGGGTCGCCTCCAGGTACGAGGGTCCCTGGGCCGACGAACTGCGCATCACCCTCCGTCAGATGGACCTCGGCATGAGCCGCCGCCAGGCCTTCGCCGAACTGCGCCGCCGCAACGACTCCGAGCAGGTGGCGATGTTCGTGACGGCGTTGCAGCAGGGGGAGGAACTGGGCGCCCCCATCGTCGACACGCTCGTCGCCCTCGCCAAGGACATGCGCCGCACCGACGCCCAGAACGCCCGCCGCAAGGCCGCCCGAGCCGTCCCCAAGGCCACGATGATGATCACCACGTTCATGGTCCCGGCCACGATGCTCCTGCTGGGAGCGGGGCTGCTGCTGGGGTCGGGGACGGACTTCGGGTCGATCACGGGGGAGTAGGGGGGTGACGAGATGACAATGGTGAGGCCGGGAAGACCGGGAATGCCGGGAATGCCGGGACGGCTACGCAGACCGCCGACGCCCGAACGCGGGTCCGCCGACGGCACCAGGCCCCCACAGGGGCCACTCGCAACCGCTCCTGAACCCACACCCTCACCACCCACCATCGACGTCCAGGTGAACGCCCTCCAGGCCATGTGCCGCCAGGTCCTCGGCTTCCGCCTGGCGATGATCGCCCTGGCCACCCCCGCCGCCCTCCTCAACGCCAACCCCGGCCTGGGCCAACGCCTGGTCGGCGCCGCGGTCGTCGTCACCTTCATGGGCTCGTACGTCCTCTTCAGGGACTGGGAACGCTTCGGCGCCCTCCTCCTGCGCCACCCCACCCTCCTGGCGGTGGACACCCTCTTCGGCTCCCTCCTCCTGATCTCGGCCGGCCCGGACAGCACCCTCGCCTACGTCAGCGTCTGCACCCCCCTCCTCGCCGGCATCGTCTACGGCTGGCGCGGCGCCGCCGTCTTCGCCTCCCTCCAGTCCCTGATCCTCCTGCTGGCCCATACGACGCTGAAGGACACCGGAGCCGGCCCGGCGGAGGCCCTCCTGCTCCCGGGCCTGTGCGTCATCACGGGCGCCGTCGGCTCCACGCTCCGCAACCTCATGCTCCGCTTCGGCGCCGCGACCCGGGCCCTGACCACGGTCCAGGCCCGCCTGGCCGTGACGGAGGCGCTCACCGCCGAACGGACCCGCCTGGCCCGCGAGATGCACGACTCCGTGGCGAAGACCCTGCACGGCGTGGCCCTGGCCGCGGACGGCCTGGCGCACTCCGCGAGCGCGCCCCGCATCGACCCGGCCCTCATCCGACACCAGGCCGAACTGGTCGCCCGCTCCGCCCGCAGGGCCGCCGCGGAATCCCGCGAGCTCCTGGCGGATCTGCGGGGGGAGCCCACACTGGTCGCACTGGACGACGTACTGAAGGAACTGGCCACCCGCACCCAGGACTTCACCGCCCGCACCGCGCTCCCGACCGCCTACCACCGCATGGGCGACCGCACGGAACCACCCCCGAAGATCCCACCCCCCGTGGCCCGCCAGCTCCTCAGCATCGCCACGGAAGCCATGGAGAACGCCCACCGGCACGCCTCCGCCACCCGCGTCGACGTCCGCGCGGGAGTCCACGGCGACCTGCTGCGCATCAGCGTCCACGACGACGGACGCGGCCTGCCCCCGGGCACCACCCTCGAACAGCTCCGCCGTACCGGCCACTTCGGCCTGGTCGGCATGGTCGAGCGGGCGGTGTCCGTCGGCGCCCGCATCCGCGTCGGCCGGGGCACGCACCCCAAGGGCACGGAAGTGCGCCTGGAACTCCCGCTGAAGGCACTCACCCCTCCCCACCACCCCCCATCACGAGAGGAGGCCGAGCGATGAGAGACCGACCGACTCCCGCCCCCGGCCTGCGTGTCGTCGTGGCCGACGACAACCCCGTGGTCCGGGCGGGCCTGACCGCCCTGCTCTCCGGCCGCCCGGACATCACCGTCGTGGCGGAGGCCGCCGACGGCCACCAGGCCTGCGAGGCCGCCCGCCGCCACCGTCCCGACGTCGTCCTCCTCGACGTCCGCATGCCGCGTATGGACGGCATCTCCGCGCTGCCCCACCTGGTGACGATCGCCCCGGTGCTGATGCTGACGTACAGCACGGAGTCGGAGATCGTCCGGGAGGCCCTGCGCCGGGGCGCCGACGGCTACCTCGTCCACGGCGAGTTCACCGCGGACCAGCTCGTCACCGCCGTACGAGACGTCAGGCAGGGCCGCCCCCACTTCACCCCCACCGCGGCGGGTACGCTTCTCGCCCAACTCCGGGCAACCCTCCCGGAACCTTTCCGTCCGCAAATGAATCCCCTTGATTCACCGGGAAGTTTCTCCAAAACCCCTTCACGACTGCAACCCTCTATGGGACAGTCGTCCCGGGAGGGGTTCCGACTGAGCACCAGGGAGGCGGAGATCATGGACCTCATCGCGTCCGGCATGAGCAACCAGCAGATCGCCGCCATGTGCTTCATCAGCCAGAAGACGGTCAAGAACCACATCAACCGCATCTTCGCCAAACTCCACAGCGCCAGCCGCTCCGAAGCCACCGCCAAGTGGCTCGGCACGGCCCCGACTCCCCGACTCGGGCTGGGGTGACGCCCGATGACACCAGGGGGGAGCCACCGGATCAGCCATTGGGCCCGGAATTGGGCCCAAAGGCCCTCCGCAACACCGGGTGTTCCGTCATACCGTGGGACGATCGCCCACCGGGCGGCCGCTATCGGAGGGGAACACCATGAGCAACTGGATCAACACCACCGCCGAGTACCTCCGCAACCGGGCGAACCGGGACGACCGGGGGCAGACGGCGGTGGAGTATCTGGGGATCATCGCGGTGGTGGTGGCGATCGTGTTGGCGATCACGGGAACGGACATCGGGCAGACGATCTACAACGCCATCACGGACAAGATCACCGAAGTCGTCGGTGCCTGATCCGGCTCTGTAGGCGCGGAGACTCCGGGCAGGCCTTCCCCATCTACATCACGGTGGTGGCGGGTCTGCTCTTTCTTGCGTTCGCCTATCTCGCGGTCGGCCAGGCCGCGGCCAATCGGAACGGCGCCCAGACGGCTGCTGATGCCGCGGCGCTGGCGGCAGCCCTGGACACGCGGGACAAGCTTGCGGACGAGTGGGTCGAGAACGTACTCGACCCGACCAAGTGGCGGGACATCTTCGACGGCAACGGCGTGCCGTTCGACGGGTGTGGGCGGGCCGACCAGCTGGCCGCGCAGAACAACGCCACCGCGGCCTGCGGTATCGCGGACGAGTTGTATCCGGGCTACACGGTCGAAGTCGAGACGAACAAGGCCGTCGGTGACTCCATCGTCCCCGGGACTGAGAACATCCACGCGAAGGCATCCGCCACTGCCGTGATCGAGCCGCTCTGTACGTTCCCACCTCTCGGGGAGGGCGCCGGGGACGACGTGCTGCCGGAGCTCACTTGCAAGGACGACGAGAAATGGAAGCTCGACCCGGAGGACCTCGTCGATCTTCCGGAACCCCAGGACCTTTTCGACGTCCATCTGGTCGACTGACAAGCGAACGACGAGTGACGAAGGAAGCAGAGCGATGAGTATTCGGTTCACAGCGAAGGCCCGCAGGGGGGTGGTCGCGCTGACTGTCGCGGCTGGACTGGCCGTCGGTGTGGCCGGCTGCGGAGGCGGGGGCGGCGACGACAAGAAGCCCGAGACGTCGGCGTCGGCTTCCAAGGACGGCGGCTCCGGGCCGAGTACTCAGGAGGGACAGTCGGACACGCCCCTGGCCGAGCTGAAGGGGCCCAACGGGCTGTTGCTCCAAGTCACCTCAGCCGGCCGGGACTCCGGCGGGTTCGTCACGGTCAGTGGCAACCTGAAGAACGACAGCGACAAGGTGCTCACCATCCCCGCCCAACTGAGCGGCAACGAGACGGAGATCATCAGGAACGGGCGTTCTTTCGGCGGAGCCACATTGGTGGACTCCAAGGGGAAGAAGCGCTACTACGTCCTGCGTGACACCGACGGGCGGCCCCTCACCACCACGGGCATCTCCACCGTCAAGGCCGGCGAAACCATCCCGGTTTTCATGCAGTTCCCCGCGCCGCCCGCCGGCACGTCCGAGGTCTCCCTCCAGCTGCCCATGTTCGCCCCCGCCGACCTCACGATCTCCGGTTGAGGCCAGCATGACCACCACCCACCGCCTCCACCCCCTCGCCCTGACCCTCACCGCGGCCTCACTGATCGCGGCGCTCGCCACCCCCGCACACGCCGACGACGGCCCCAGCGTCCCCCCTGGCACCGAACCCTCCGCGTCGGCGCCCGTGAACGTCGATGCCAACGACCCCGATCTGAAGCTCCCCGAGGGGGCGACGCTCGCGGAGCCGAAGGTGTTGGACATCAAGCAGGTCGTGGAGGACCAGAGCGGTGACGAACGCCGCGAGGACACGAACGCGGACGTGAAGTTCGCCCTCCAGGCGGAGGTGCTGTTCGGGAAGGACAGTGCGAAGCTGGGTGGGGAGGCGAGGTCACGGATCTCCGCGATCGCGGAGGAGATCAAGACCCAGAAAGCCACCCGGATCCGCGTCTTCGGCTTCACGGACAACCTCGGTTCCTCCGCGCACGGCGACGTGCTGTCGAGACAGCGCGCGAACGCCGTGGAAGGCGTCCTGGAACAGGAGCTCAACGACCCGAACATCACCTTCGAGGTCCGCGGCTACGGCGAGCAGTACCCGATCGCCTCCAACGCCTCGGAAGCGAGCCGCAAGAAGAACCGGCGCGTCGAGGTGTCGTTCCCGCGCGGGGAGGACTGAGGCCGGCGCACCACGGAAAGGGTGGCGGTAGGTACACCCCCACCCGGGTGTGCAGAGCCATCGTGGGGCGGCGGAGGCGTCCATAGCCTCGTCGTATGGCTGACAACGAGAACAGCAGCAGGGGAAGCGACCGCGAGTACGGCGAGGGGCCTTCGCGGCGGAAGGTGCTGGGGCGGGGCGCGCTGTCCCTGGGTGGGGCCGCGCTCGCCGTGGGGCTCGGCGCGGGGGTCGCGGGGGCGACCGGAGGAAGGCCCGCGAAGGGGCAGCGGACATACGTGCTGGTGCACGGTACGCACAGCGCGGGGATGTTCTGGACGGCGATCGGCAGGGAGCTGGCGCTGCGCGGACACCGGGTCGTGGCGGTGGACCAACCGCTGCACGGGACCGAGAAGTTCATCCCGGAGGCCTACCAGGCGCAGGATCTGCGGGCGCTCGCGGTGGAGGCCTCGCCGGTCGCCGCGCTCACGGTCGAGGACTTCGAGCGGCGGGTCCTGGGCGTGGTGCGGCGGGCCGCGCGGCTCGGCGGGCCGGTGATCCTCGTGGGGCACAGCATGGGGGGACTGTCACTGAGCAGGGTGGGGGACGCCGTACCCGGACTCCTCTCGCACCTGTGCTACATGGCCGCGATGTGCCCGAGCCGCAGCATGCCGTCGCTGAACGACTGCGCGGGTTCGCCCGAGGGGCAGCGGTCCGTCACCCCGTGGGACCAGATGATCGGGGACCCGGAGAAGCTGGGCGTGCTGCGGCTCAACTGGCGGAGCGGCGACCGCCGTGACCTCGCGGTGTTCAAGGAGATGATCTGCGCGGAGTACACGGACGCGGCGTTCCTGAGGGTGATCGAGGGCATGCAGACGGACGAGTCGATGGCGGCGTACGGGGGCCGGGCCGTCGGGAGCGCCGGCCGGTGGGGGCGGATTCCGCGCACGTATCTGCGGTTCGGCAAGGACCGGACCGTCTCCCCGGAGCTCCAGGACCGCATGATCGCGGAGGCCGACGACCTCACCCCCGACAACCGCTTCACCGTGCACGACTTCCCGGGCTCCGGCCACTGCGGTCCCGCGGACCCGACCCGCGTGACGGACCTGCTGCACAACCTGCCCGTGTAGCCGCACCTCGCTACTCCGCGGGCACGATCTCCACCTGGGCCCCTGCCCGCAGTCCCCACCCCTCCATCGTCCCGGCCGCCGCCTCCAGCACATGACGGGACCGTGGCCGGGGCAGGCCCAGCCGCCCCGGCCGCATGGTGCGTACGGCGAGGACGGTGAGGTCGCGGGTCAGGTAGGCGACGTCGATCGGCATCCGCATCCGGAAGGTGTGCACGTTGCCCGCCGGGGACAGGAGCATCGCCCCGTCGACGGAGTCCCGCCCGAGCAGACCCCTCGTACGGGCCCGGTACGACGCGGCGATCTCCAGCGCGACGGTGACCTCGCCCCGCTCCCCGCGAACGACCAACGTCCCCTGTCCGTCCCGCCATCTGCCCATACCCCGACACCCTTCCACACCGGTCACGCAGTCCGGTCACGCGGCACTGCCGTGCCCTGCACCCCCGCTCCCGACCACCCGCCGCGAAAAATCGGCGGCGCCCCGGGCCCGGCCCCTGCGACCATCGCCCCATGGACCAGCCGCTCACCGACCAGCCGCTCACCGACCAGCAGCCCACCCGCCGCAGCTTCGAAGAGCTCGTGGCCGAAGGCGCCGCCGTGCCCACCGAGGGATGGGACTTCTCCTGGTTCGAGGGCCGGGCCACCGAGGCGCGCCCGTCGTGGGGATACGCGCGCTCGATGGCCCGGCGGCTGGCCGGTGCGCAGGCCGTGCTCGACATCCACACCGGGGGCGGGGAGGTCCTGGACCTCGCCCTCGGCGAGGCGACCCGGGCGCCCACGCTCACCGTCGCCACCGAGGTCTGGCCGCCGAACGTCGCCAAGGCCACCGCCCGCCTCCGCCCGCGCGGTGTCGCCGTCGTCGCCACGCGGGACGACGCGCCGCTGCCGTTCGCGGACGCGACCTTCGACCTCGTCGTCGCCCGGCACCCGATCCGCGCCGACTGGCCGGAGATCACCCGCGTGCTTCAGCCAGGCGGCACCTACTTCGCCCAGCACGTGGGCCCGGCCAGCGTCTTCGAACTGGTCGAGTACTTCCTCGGCCCCCAGCCTGATCAGATACGGAGCAACCGGCACCCGGACCGCGAGCGCGCCGAAGCGGAGGCCGCCGGCCTGGAGATCGTCGACCTGCGCGCCGAGCGGCTGCGGATGGAGTTCCACGACATCGCCGCCGTCGTCCACTTCCTCCGCAAGGTGATCTGGATGGTCCCGGGCTTCACGGTCGAGAAGTACGAGCCCGAACTCCGCTCCCTGCACGAGCGGATCGAGTCCCAGGGTCCCTTCGTCGCCCACAGCAGCCGTCACCTCGTAGAGGCCCGCAAGCCGAGGCCCTGACCCCTACCGCCGGTCACGCGTGAGGGCCCGCCGTCACCTTCCCGATCACCAACTCCGGCCGGGCCTCCAGCACTTCCCCCACCCGCTCCACCCGTTCGCCCAACTCCCGTTCCTGCCGCGCCGAGAGCCGCCCGAGCGGCTCCACGGTGACGGTCGTACGCCGTCCCTGGCGCCGCTGGTGCCAGACGCCGGCCACCACCCCGTCGACCAGCAGCAGGGGGAAGTTCCCGGCCTGGCCGCCCGCCAGCGCCCGCCGGTACGCCTGACCGGGGAACAGCAGCTCACGCGGCTGCGCGGCGATGCCGTAGGCGTCGAAGTAGGGCAGCAGCCGCAGCCCGCGCACCGGCTCGTCGGGGAAGCCGGTGTCGCCGGCCGCCACCCACGCCGGGGCTTCCTCCAGCGCCACCTCCTCGATCTCCCCGGCCTCCGCCAGCTCCCGGAACACCCCGGCGGCCCAACCGGCCGGGGCTGCCAGCCACTTGGCGAAGTACGCCGGGGTCGACGGCCCGTAGGCGCGCAGATACCGCCGTACGAGCTCATGCAGTGCCTCGTTCGGCGGCAGCGGATCGAAGTGCGGCGGGCGGGTGTAGGTCACCTTGCGGCCGCGGTTCGGGCCGAAGCAGAGCGCGCCCGACTGGCCGGCGCGGTACAGCACCTGGCGCCAGCGCGGCCACATGCCCTGGAAGGCGGGCATCACCAGGTCGCCGGCCCAGGCACCGGTGCGGGCGACGACCTCCTCGGTCAGCTCGTCGACGGTCAGGCAGACCCCGTCCAGGGCGTCCGCGATCGCCGCCACGATGTGCGCCGCCTGCTCCTCGGTGAGCCGGACCTCGGGCGGGAAGGGGCTCGCCCCCGCCGGAACGGCCGTCAGCGCGGCACACCACAGGGGCAGTTCCCGGGCGGCGAGCAGATGGACCGTCCCGCGCGGACCGTGCGTCTTCACCAGCGACCGCCCCTCCCAGAGCGCCTCCCGCACCTCCACCCGGGTGGTCCCGGTGCCGCGCACTCCCACCGACAGTTCCGCCGCGGACAGCACCTGCGCATGCGCGCCGAGCATCGCGCCGACGACGTCGGCGACCGGCGTACCGGCCGCGGCGGGCTCCGTCAGGTACTGCCGCTCCAAGCGCCGCGCGCTCACCCGGTCCCACGTAGTGAAGGTCATGCACCGACGCTAGAACCCAACAAGGCCAGATTCCGTCCTCTTCGCCGACCCACTCCACCAGGGCGATCACTCCCTGTGTATCCATGGCTCCACGGGGTTTCCACATTGTTATCCCAGGCAGCTCGCGCCGGTGCCACACCTCGCGTACGTTCGAACGCAGGTAATTCGCGTGAGCAAAGCTGCGCGAGCGGCACCGCGCAGTGGAGGGGACCGCGCGGTGCCGTCAAGCAAGCGCCACGCCCGGCGTCACCCTCCGGAGGGAACCCCTCCCACCCGCTCCCCGCCCGCGAATCCACCGCGATCCAGCCACAAACCGCCCCTGAAAAGGCCCCAAAGCCCCCCTCCCCGCGTCGCCGCCCGACTCCGGAGAGTAGTTGTGGCACGCCGATGCACCCAGCAGCACTTACAAAGGGTTATGGTGGAAACCCCCCCTCGGGCCGGTCCGTCTCCCCCCCCACGGACCGGCCCGTTTTTTTGCCCACCACGGGGTACCTGTTGAGGGACGTCGACTGTCCCCACCAAAGGGG
Proteins encoded in this region:
- a CDS encoding winged helix DNA-binding domain-containing protein; translation: MTFTTWDRVSARRLERQYLTEPAAAGTPVADVVGAMLGAHAQVLSAAELSVGVRGTGTTRVEVREALWEGRSLVKTHGPRGTVHLLAARELPLWCAALTAVPAGASPFPPEVRLTEEQAAHIVAAIADALDGVCLTVDELTEEVVARTGAWAGDLVMPAFQGMWPRWRQVLYRAGQSGALCFGPNRGRKVTYTRPPHFDPLPPNEALHELVRRYLRAYGPSTPAYFAKWLAAPAGWAAGVFRELAEAGEIEEVALEEAPAWVAAGDTGFPDEPVRGLRLLPYFDAYGIAAQPRELLFPGQAYRRALAGGQAGNFPLLLVDGVVAGVWHQRRQGRRTTVTVEPLGRLSARQERELGERVERVGEVLEARPELVIGKVTAGPHA